One window of Hydractinia symbiolongicarpus strain clone_291-10 chromosome 3, HSymV2.1, whole genome shotgun sequence genomic DNA carries:
- the LOC130636588 gene encoding very long-chain specific acyl-CoA dehydrogenase, mitochondrial-like: MFSKSNNFRHVLWVASSQNVANTMTKNQPVIANFVRTAATGQDKDAKSFAMGIFTGKAHVEQMFPFPQVLNQDQEEFLTALIDPVEKFMSEENNAAVNDANAEIEPDTLQGLKEMGAFGLQVPAELDGVGLNNTQYARLVEIVGKYDLGVGIALGAHQSIGFKGILLAGTEEQRKKYLPSLATGEKMAAFCLTEPGSGSDAASIRTNAKLSPDGKHWIMNGGKIWISNGGIAEVFTVFAQTPVKDEKSGEMKNKVTAFIVERAFGGVTSGAPENKMGIKCSNTAEVHFEDVKIPVENVLGGVGNGFKVAMNILNNGRFGMGAALSGTQRGLIAQAVDFAANRTQFGQKISNFGVIQEKIARMTLKHFVSESMAYIVCGLMDQGFKDFQLEAAISKIYASEAAWEVADECIQIQGGMGYMKDTGTERVMRDLRIFRIFEGTNDILRLFISLTGLQNAGKELKQLQKSLSNPIGNMGLIVEQGILRSKRAAGISTGPDFSSSVHPELRPYAEKLSKNIGEFGATSEALLVKYKKDIIDQQMVCSRLAEAAIDIFGMISVLSRTSKSLNEGSKSGAHESAMTQVFCTEASQRVTRNLQSCTDSTNVNTDKLKSKIAADIVANMGVAAKHPLGF; encoded by the exons ATGTTTTCAAAAAGTAACAATTTTCGACATGTCTTATGGGTTGCATCATCTCAAAATGTTGCAAACACCATGACCAA AAATCAACCTGTCATAGCCAATTTTGTAAGGACGGCTGCAACTGGACAAGATAAg GATGCCAAATCATTTGCAATGGGCATATTTACAGGAAAAGCACATGTTGAGCAAATGTTTCCATTTCCACAAG TTTTAAATCAAGATCAAGAAGAATTTCTCACTGCACTAATTGACCCAGTAGAAAAATTTATGTCT GAGGAAAATAATGCAGCTGTAAACGATGCAAATGCAGAAATTGAACCTGACACATTACAAGGACTAAAAGAAATGGGTGCATTTGGACTTCAG GTTCCTGCTGAACTGGATGGTGTTGGATTAAATAATACGCAG tatgCTCGTTTGGTAGAGATTGTTGGGAAGTATGATTTAGGTGTGGGTATTGCTCTTGGTGCACATCAG tcaATTGGATTTAAAGGCATTTTGCTAGCTGGTACTGAAGAACAAAGGAAGAAATACTTGCCTTCT TTAGCAACCGGAGAGAAAATGGCAGCTTTTTGTTTAACTGAACCAGGCAGTGGTTCTGATGCTGCA tctaTCAGGACAAATGCAAAACTCAGCCCTGATGGTAAACATTGGATAATGAACGGTGGAAAAATCTG GATCAGTAATGGTGGCATAGCTGAGGTGTTCACAGTTTTTGCTCAG ACTCCCGTGAAAGATGAAAAGAGCGgtgaaatgaaaaacaaagtGACAGCTTTTATTGTTGAGCGTGCTTTTGGTGGTGTAACAAG tggTGCACCAGAAAATAAGATGGGAATCAAATGTTCAAACACTGCTGAG GTTCATTTTGAAGATGTTAAAATTCCAGTTGAAAATGTTCTTGGTG GTGTTGGAAATGGATTTAAAGTTGCTATGAACATTTTAAATAATGGTCGATTTGGTATGGGTGCTGCTTTGTCTGGTACACAAAGGGGCTTGATTGCTCAAGCG gtTGACTTTGCAGCAAATAGGACACAGTTTGGTCAAAAGATCAGTAATTTTGGTGTTATCCAGGAAAAAATTGCGAGAATgacattaaaacattttgtttcagAG AGCATGGCATATATTGTTTGTGGTTTAATGGACCAaggttttaaagattttcaactTGAGGCAGCCATCAGCAAAATATACGCTTCC GAAGCAGCTTGGGAGGTAGCCGATGAATGCATTCAGATTCAAGGTGGTATGGGATACATGAAG GACACTGGAACTGAGCGTGTGATGCGAGATCTTCGTATTTTCCGCATATTTGAGGGAACCAATGACATTCTTCGACTGTTTATTTCACTCACTGGTTTGCAG aacgcTGGCAAGGAATTAAAACAActtcaaaaatctttatccaacCCAATCGGTAATATGGGTTTGATTGTAGAACAAGGTATCCTGCGATCGAAAAG agCTGCCGGTATTAGTACTGGACCTGATTTTTCTTCCTCGGTTCATCCTGAGCTACGTCCATACGCTGAAAAG ttatcaaaaaatatTGGCGAATTTGGTGCCACAAGTGAAGCTTTATTGGTCAAATACAAGAAGGATATTATAG atCAACAGATGGTGTGTTCGCGGCTTGCGGAAGCTGCAATTGACATCTTCGGTATGATCAGTGTGTTGTCAAG GACATCAAAATCATTGAATGAAGGAAGCAAAAGTGGTGCACACGAATCAGCTATGACGCAGGTCTTTTGTACTGAG